Sequence from the Cuniculiplasma divulgatum genome:
TCTGGTTAAGTTCCACGGGCATGCCTGCGATGGCCTGTATCGTGGTACATATGCACTTTCAGTCGCATTCAAAATCCTCTTTCCCAATGGCGTCATCGATCGCACTGATCTCAGGGCAATATCCCGCAACAGCCCATGCCTTGGAGATGCTGCCTCATACCTCACCGGTGCAAGGGTAAGATTCGGGACTCAGGATGTCCTGAGCGATCCTGGTGTCTGGTATATACTTCAGAAAATATCCACTGGAGAAAGCATTGAAGTCACGGAAGACAATGGGTTCTTCCCTGCTGAGATAGCCAATGCAGAAGCATCACTTATTTCTGCCTCCAGAGAAGAACTGCCGGAAAAACTGGATCGCCTGAAGTCACTGCAGGACAACTGGGTGAAAAACACGCTATTGAAAACGAGACCCGGGGACCATTATCATGCCAGGAAAATTGAATATAAATGGAGGGAAGTGCCTTATTCCAGCAAGGGAATAAGGACTGATATTATATTTAAGGACGTGATTCGGTAGCATGATGCATCCTCAGTATAGGTCTGACCTGTTAAGGATGGCGGATATACTCAAGGTACTGGGTGATCCAAACAGGCTGCACATCCTGTCACTCATAAGCCATCAGGAACTCTGCGTCTGCGAAATAACTTCCATACTCAATATATCGCAGTCAAATGCATCCCAGCACCTTGCCAGGCTGAGATCCGTTGACCTCGTAAAGGAGAGAAGAAATGCCCAGTGGATATATTATTCATTGAATCAGGATGCTTTTCCCATGATCAAGGAAATTCTGGAATCACTCCCGGATATCTCCAGTGAGTTGAAAAAGAT
This genomic interval carries:
- a CDS encoding metalloregulator ArsR/SmtB family transcription factor, translating into MMHPQYRSDLLRMADILKVLGDPNRLHILSLISHQELCVCEITSILNISQSNASQHLARLRSVDLVKERRNAQWIYYSLNQDAFPMIKEILESLPDISSELKKIEDLPNHQKCKI
- a CDS encoding formylmethanofuran dehydrogenase subunit E family protein, whose product is MMTEKNIPVFTVLDTESSHGRYSQSTKEITFDDLVKFHGHACDGLYRGTYALSVAFKILFPNGVIDRTDLRAISRNSPCLGDAASYLTGARVRFGTQDVLSDPGVWYILQKISTGESIEVTEDNGFFPAEIANAEASLISASREELPEKLDRLKSLQDNWVKNTLLKTRPGDHYHARKIEYKWREVPYSSKGIRTDIIFKDVIR